The proteins below come from a single Roseiflexus sp. RS-1 genomic window:
- a CDS encoding DEAD/DEAH box helicase, translating to MDIFKLRDHIVNEFAAYTQSFLNILDPDIREFVQQELARGKLWPDALVQLSPAYDRSLTVADLVEQGILHPLCRDIFQVGGATKSSLRLYRHQKQAIDMAAAGRHYVVTTGTGSGKSLTYIIPIVNHILRNRPEDGRVRAIIVYPMNALINSQAQAIKRFFENASGRCPVRFARYTGQENDAEKKGVQENPPHILLTNYVMLELMLTRPEEFAFVDASAANLQFVVLDELHTYRGRQGADVAMLMRRLRERCGNPNLICIGTSATIVSGESVDDRRAGVARVAETIFGVPFTAEQVIEETLIYATPAASITNAELRAALEDNPPERLDWNAFQRHPLARWIEQTFSLRTDAQGRQRRAEPRTLRDGAQALAQQTGVPVERCEKYLRHFFALGSNVRDPEGNPGFAFKLHQFISQGSAVYSTLELPPARHLTLEGQQYVAGSDGDRLLFPLVFCRECGQHYALCAYDEEHGQVVPRHPMLRGEDVTEPARAGYLLIGADAWSEELEDTLPDTWFNVRRNGRTLKKEYREFAPKRLYVRPDGQTFDPERVGARPGGAVDAWFLAAPFLTCLSCGAVYTRRDRDDFRKLARLSSEGRSTATTLISLSAIEAMHTTDLDPKARKLLSFTDNRQDASLQAGHFNDFAAVSLLRAAIAAALQKASPSNPLTHLTIAPAVFRELNLPQEAYARTVGEYGGARRRNEEVLTAYLEYRIFEDLRRSWRVTQPNLEQCGLLRIDYLDLHDLCADDRPWQRHPVLAATPPDQRERTIRALLDHMRRELAIDAPCLDPEQQPELLRRVDAALKEPWVFDEAEKRPNGLRMATRFVLPGDDTNVPGARSLSRYSRAGRFLRSSAAWSALEAPLDDQEYAALLTTLFEILMGAGILVDVTVRRGLRAFQIRRDALLWLPGDGTPPLPDPIRSQRMTTVARAASDDTQNGAARTPANAFFSRFYLRPPERLLRIEGREHTGQVTQEDRQERERRFREGELPVLFCSPTMELGIDIADLNAVHMRNMPPTPANYAQRSGRAGRSGQPALVITYCSTASGHDQYFFQRPKDMVAGAVAAPQIDLTNEDLLKAHVHAIWLAETGLDLKRSMLDLIDAGAPDLPLKSEVQEHIMLDDSRRAACVARARRAFGGLLASLPGEWFDEGWLERVINDAPRHFDEACNRWRQLYTDARAQLNEARRITDDWHRGIGTREIADDAEQREKEAKRQIDLLCSHERSSSESDFYPYRYFASEGFLPGYNFPRLPVRAFLAHRLGEGVYLARPRFLAIREFGPQNIIYHEGRKYRVTRTTIPAGDASRRFLRAKICRACGYFHEGGDADVCDQCGLLLTGQNTTILPTLFEMSTVIATPADRITCEEEERVRKGYNLEMFYQFARGPHGARRDTGNVQLETAEGRQEHIALTYAPTATIWQVNHGWKRSNNGFALNVRSGEWGSDPADDDDNEADPGQRNEDVRTGVRLVVRDTRNLLVVELPPSLAAQEQVAASLQYALQSGITVAFQLEEQELSSRRLGSGATTRLIFWEAAEGGAGVLRRLVEEPEALARVARAALELCHYDEHGQERSDVGECVRACYRCLLSYSNQPDHGLLDRRSIRDLLIDLSRSRVQRQRHDDRDTPEHTALPAVSPAIARVLTAIRDLGGREPDQILPDLDGCRPHLVYRPGYCILCPEAGEDLAPLRATLEESGYAVVVIHPNDDVAAVLGSYDFWRM from the coding sequence ATGGACATCTTCAAGTTGCGCGACCATATCGTCAATGAGTTCGCCGCATATACGCAAAGTTTCCTGAACATTCTCGACCCCGATATTCGTGAGTTTGTGCAGCAAGAACTTGCGCGCGGCAAACTCTGGCCCGATGCCCTCGTGCAACTCTCACCCGCCTACGACCGCTCTCTGACGGTTGCCGATCTGGTTGAACAGGGCATCCTGCATCCGCTCTGCCGTGATATTTTTCAGGTCGGCGGAGCGACGAAATCATCCCTGCGGCTCTACCGCCATCAGAAACAGGCCATCGATATGGCCGCCGCCGGTCGGCACTATGTGGTGACGACCGGAACCGGTTCAGGCAAGAGCCTGACCTATATCATCCCGATTGTCAACCACATCCTGCGCAACCGTCCCGAAGATGGGCGTGTTCGTGCAATCATCGTCTACCCGATGAATGCGCTGATCAACTCACAGGCGCAGGCGATCAAGCGTTTCTTTGAGAATGCGTCCGGCAGGTGTCCGGTACGTTTTGCGCGCTACACCGGTCAGGAAAACGACGCGGAAAAAAAGGGCGTTCAGGAGAACCCGCCGCACATCCTGTTGACCAACTATGTGATGCTGGAATTGATGCTGACGCGCCCCGAGGAGTTTGCGTTTGTCGATGCCAGCGCCGCCAACCTGCAATTCGTGGTGCTCGACGAATTGCATACCTACCGCGGGCGTCAGGGCGCCGACGTGGCGATGCTGATGCGGCGTCTGCGCGAGCGCTGCGGCAATCCGAACCTGATCTGCATTGGCACCAGCGCCACGATCGTCAGTGGCGAGTCGGTTGATGATCGGCGAGCGGGCGTTGCCCGTGTAGCCGAGACGATCTTCGGCGTGCCGTTCACTGCCGAGCAGGTGATCGAGGAAACGCTGATCTACGCAACCCCTGCGGCATCGATCACAAATGCAGAGTTGCGCGCGGCTCTCGAAGATAATCCTCCGGAACGCCTGGACTGGAATGCCTTTCAACGGCATCCGCTGGCGCGCTGGATCGAACAGACTTTCAGTTTGCGCACCGATGCACAGGGACGCCAGCGCCGCGCCGAGCCACGCACACTGCGTGACGGTGCACAGGCGCTTGCGCAGCAGACCGGCGTTCCTGTCGAACGGTGCGAGAAGTATCTCCGCCATTTCTTCGCCCTGGGCAGCAACGTCAGAGACCCGGAGGGCAATCCGGGGTTCGCCTTCAAACTGCACCAGTTCATCTCCCAGGGCAGCGCCGTGTACAGCACGCTGGAACTTCCGCCAGCGCGTCATCTGACGCTCGAAGGGCAGCAGTATGTCGCCGGTTCGGACGGTGATCGGTTACTCTTCCCGCTTGTTTTCTGCCGCGAATGTGGTCAGCATTATGCGCTCTGCGCCTACGACGAGGAGCACGGTCAGGTTGTCCCGCGGCACCCGATGCTGCGCGGCGAGGATGTGACCGAACCGGCGCGCGCCGGATACCTGCTGATCGGCGCCGACGCCTGGAGCGAGGAACTCGAGGACACGTTGCCCGACACGTGGTTTAATGTGCGCCGCAACGGGCGCACACTGAAGAAGGAGTATCGCGAGTTCGCACCAAAGCGCCTGTACGTGCGCCCCGACGGTCAGACGTTCGATCCGGAGCGGGTTGGCGCCCGTCCTGGCGGTGCAGTGGACGCCTGGTTTCTTGCTGCGCCGTTTCTCACATGCCTCTCCTGCGGCGCGGTGTACACCCGCAGAGACAGGGACGACTTTCGGAAACTGGCGCGCCTGAGCAGCGAGGGGCGCAGCACGGCGACCACGCTGATCTCGCTGAGCGCCATCGAAGCGATGCACACCACCGACCTCGATCCGAAAGCGCGCAAATTGCTCAGTTTTACCGATAATCGCCAGGATGCGTCGTTGCAGGCGGGCCATTTCAACGACTTTGCCGCCGTCAGTCTGTTGCGGGCTGCAATCGCTGCTGCGCTGCAGAAAGCTTCGCCTTCCAATCCACTGACCCACCTGACTATCGCACCAGCGGTGTTCAGGGAACTCAACCTGCCGCAGGAGGCGTATGCGCGCACCGTCGGCGAATATGGCGGCGCCCGGCGACGCAACGAGGAAGTGCTGACCGCGTATCTGGAGTATCGCATCTTCGAGGACCTGCGCCGCTCATGGCGCGTGACGCAACCCAACCTGGAACAGTGCGGTTTGCTGCGGATCGACTATCTCGACCTGCACGATCTCTGTGCTGATGATCGACCGTGGCAGCGTCACCCGGTTCTGGCGGCTACGCCGCCTGATCAGCGCGAGCGCACCATCCGCGCCCTGCTCGACCATATGCGGCGCGAACTGGCAATCGATGCACCCTGTCTCGATCCGGAACAGCAACCAGAACTGCTCCGCCGCGTCGATGCTGCGCTCAAAGAGCCATGGGTCTTCGATGAAGCCGAAAAGCGCCCAAATGGGTTGCGCATGGCGACGCGCTTCGTGCTCCCCGGCGACGATACGAACGTTCCCGGCGCGCGAAGCCTCTCCCGATACAGCCGCGCAGGGCGCTTCCTGCGCTCATCGGCAGCCTGGAGCGCGCTCGAAGCGCCGCTCGATGATCAGGAGTATGCGGCGCTGCTGACGACATTGTTCGAGATCCTGATGGGCGCGGGGATTCTGGTTGACGTGACTGTGCGGCGCGGACTGCGCGCATTTCAGATCCGGCGCGATGCGTTGCTGTGGTTGCCCGGTGATGGAACGCCGCCGCTGCCTGATCCGATCCGTTCCCAACGAATGACGACTGTTGCACGGGCGGCGTCTGACGACACGCAGAACGGCGCTGCTCGCACCCCGGCGAATGCCTTCTTTTCCAGGTTCTACCTCCGTCCGCCAGAGCGGTTGCTGCGGATCGAAGGGCGGGAGCACACGGGACAGGTAACGCAGGAAGACCGTCAGGAGCGCGAGCGACGCTTCCGTGAAGGCGAACTTCCGGTGCTCTTCTGCTCGCCAACTATGGAACTGGGGATCGACATCGCCGACCTGAATGCGGTTCATATGCGCAACATGCCGCCAACCCCCGCCAACTATGCGCAGCGATCCGGTCGAGCAGGGCGCAGCGGTCAACCCGCGCTGGTCATCACCTACTGTTCGACCGCCAGCGGGCACGACCAGTATTTCTTTCAGCGCCCGAAGGACATGGTCGCCGGGGCAGTGGCAGCGCCGCAGATCGACCTGACCAACGAAGATTTGCTGAAGGCGCATGTCCACGCGATCTGGCTGGCGGAGACGGGGCTTGATCTGAAACGCTCAATGCTCGACCTGATCGATGCCGGCGCGCCAGACCTGCCGCTCAAATCGGAGGTGCAGGAACACATCATGCTGGACGATTCCCGCCGGGCAGCGTGTGTCGCCCGGGCGCGGCGCGCCTTCGGCGGGCTGCTCGCATCTCTTCCAGGCGAATGGTTCGACGAGGGGTGGCTGGAGCGGGTCATCAACGACGCGCCGCGTCACTTCGACGAGGCTTGCAACCGCTGGCGACAACTCTACACCGATGCGCGGGCGCAGTTAAACGAAGCGCGTCGCATCACCGACGACTGGCACCGCGGCATCGGCACGCGCGAGATTGCCGACGATGCCGAACAGCGTGAGAAAGAAGCGAAACGCCAGATCGATCTGCTGTGCAGCCACGAGCGTTCCAGCAGCGAAAGCGACTTCTACCCCTACCGCTACTTCGCCAGCGAGGGGTTTCTCCCCGGTTACAACTTCCCGCGTCTGCCGGTGCGCGCATTTCTGGCGCACAGACTGGGAGAAGGGGTTTACCTGGCTCGACCGCGTTTCCTGGCGATCCGCGAGTTTGGTCCGCAAAACATCATTTACCACGAAGGGCGCAAATATCGCGTGACCCGCACCACCATCCCGGCTGGTGATGCAAGCCGTCGCTTTCTGCGCGCAAAGATCTGTCGCGCCTGCGGCTACTTCCACGAAGGCGGCGATGCCGATGTCTGCGACCAGTGCGGCTTACTGCTCACCGGTCAGAATACAACGATCCTGCCGACCCTCTTCGAGATGAGCACCGTCATCGCCACCCCCGCCGACCGGATCACCTGTGAAGAGGAAGAACGTGTTCGCAAGGGGTACAATCTGGAAATGTTCTACCAGTTTGCGCGGGGACCGCACGGCGCTCGCCGTGATACAGGCAATGTTCAACTGGAGACGGCGGAAGGGCGCCAGGAGCATATTGCGCTCACCTATGCGCCAACGGCGACGATCTGGCAGGTGAATCACGGCTGGAAGCGCTCGAATAACGGCTTTGCGCTCAACGTGCGCAGTGGCGAATGGGGAAGCGACCCCGCCGATGATGATGATAACGAAGCTGATCCAGGTCAGCGGAACGAAGATGTGCGCACGGGCGTGCGGCTCGTGGTGCGCGACACGCGCAATCTGCTCGTTGTTGAACTGCCGCCGTCGCTCGCCGCGCAGGAACAGGTTGCGGCAAGCCTGCAGTATGCGTTGCAATCCGGCATCACCGTCGCTTTCCAGCTCGAAGAGCAAGAGTTGAGTTCCAGACGTCTCGGTTCAGGTGCGACGACGCGCCTGATCTTCTGGGAAGCCGCCGAGGGAGGAGCGGGAGTGCTGCGACGGTTGGTGGAGGAGCCGGAAGCGCTTGCGCGGGTCGCGCGCGCTGCGCTCGAACTCTGCCACTACGATGAACATGGACAGGAGCGCAGTGATGTTGGAGAATGCGTGCGCGCCTGCTACCGCTGCCTCCTCTCGTACAGCAACCAGCCCGACCACGGGCTGCTCGACCGCCGCTCCATCCGCGATCTCCTGATCGATCTGTCCCGGTCACGGGTGCAGCGCCAGCGCCACGATGATCGTGATACACCCGAGCACACCGCGCTACCCGCCGTCTCTCCCGCCATTGCGCGGGTGCTGACTGCCATCCGCGACCTGGGCGGGCGTGAACCGGATCAGATCCTGCCCGATCTGGACGGCTGCCGCCCACACCTCGTCTATCGTCCAGGCTACTGCATTCTCTGCCCGGAAGCGGGTGAAGACCTCGCTCCTCTGCGCGCTACCCTGGAAGAGTCCGGGTATGCGGTCGTCGTCATTCACCCGAACGACGATGTGGCCGCAGTGCTGGGATCATACGACTTCTGGCGCATGTGA
- a CDS encoding heme o synthase → MRREHARAILFPLVRLPWLLIVLALIAYGAVLAGGIVPALTGAAVSGIAMFTLGAALAIYTGMRVGAAPVRLGGRAASARRAYLTLAFAATGVLYLAVIFGAINTSAGTLWTCQTWPGCAMTGDSAWLALAHRGLAGGATLLIAALAVQTWRIRHERSLRIAVAWALGLMLIQNLVGLAQVLLAQGGESQPVAVARLMHLGLSATAWGALVVLTTLALRRPFPAVALLRPAHVARPGMTDTVLLEGKPSLLKDYISLTKPGVISLLILTTITSMYITPAGIPELSLVLWTTLGGWLMASGSHSINCYLDKDIDVNMGRTGRRPIPSGRIPAWHALALGIALGVVAFVILALFVNLLAAILALAGFLYYVFIYTIWLKRTSKHNIVIGGGAGAFPPLVGWAAVTGSLAPEALLLWLIVFFWTPPHFWALALIRQKDYARAGVPMLPVVEGDQETRRQIVIYTLSMLALTALPPVLGMLGWAYLMSAAVSGGLFLHYALKLRRDGTTTTAWALYKYSLLYLAILFVAMAVDRVVFA, encoded by the coding sequence ATGCGCCGTGAGCATGCGCGTGCGATCCTTTTCCCCCTTGTTCGTCTCCCCTGGTTGCTCATTGTGCTGGCGCTGATTGCGTATGGTGCGGTGCTGGCGGGCGGCATCGTCCCTGCACTGACCGGTGCTGCGGTGAGCGGCATCGCGATGTTCACCCTGGGCGCGGCGCTTGCGATATACACCGGTATGCGCGTTGGCGCGGCGCCGGTGCGGTTGGGCGGGCGCGCTGCGTCGGCGCGGCGCGCCTATCTGACGCTTGCCTTTGCCGCCACAGGCGTGCTCTATCTGGCGGTCATTTTTGGAGCGATCAACACGAGTGCCGGCACGTTGTGGACGTGCCAGACATGGCCCGGTTGCGCGATGACCGGCGATAGTGCCTGGCTTGCGCTGGCGCACCGCGGGCTGGCGGGCGGCGCAACCCTGCTGATTGCGGCGCTTGCGGTGCAAACCTGGCGCATCCGGCACGAGCGTTCGCTGCGGATCGCTGTTGCCTGGGCGCTGGGGCTGATGCTGATACAGAATCTGGTCGGTCTGGCGCAGGTGCTGCTGGCGCAGGGCGGCGAATCGCAGCCGGTGGCAGTCGCGCGCCTGATGCACCTGGGGCTGAGCGCAACGGCGTGGGGGGCGCTGGTTGTGCTGACAACGCTGGCGTTGCGGCGACCGTTTCCCGCTGTGGCGCTACTGCGCCCGGCGCATGTGGCGCGCCCCGGCATGACCGACACGGTGTTGCTGGAGGGTAAGCCGTCGCTGCTGAAGGACTATATCAGTCTGACCAAGCCAGGGGTGATTTCGCTGCTTATTCTGACAACGATCACCAGCATGTACATCACACCGGCTGGCATTCCGGAGTTGTCGCTGGTGCTGTGGACGACGCTCGGCGGCTGGTTGATGGCGTCCGGCTCGCACTCCATCAATTGTTATCTGGATAAAGATATCGACGTGAACATGGGGCGCACGGGTCGCCGTCCGATTCCGAGCGGGCGCATCCCGGCGTGGCACGCGCTGGCGCTGGGCATTGCGCTTGGCGTCGTGGCGTTCGTTATTCTGGCGTTGTTTGTGAACCTGCTGGCGGCGATACTGGCGCTGGCTGGCTTCCTCTACTATGTTTTCATCTACACGATCTGGCTGAAGCGCACCTCGAAGCACAATATCGTCATTGGCGGCGGTGCAGGCGCATTTCCGCCACTGGTCGGCTGGGCGGCGGTCACCGGTTCGCTTGCGCCGGAGGCGTTGCTGCTCTGGTTGATCGTCTTCTTCTGGACGCCACCTCACTTCTGGGCGCTGGCGCTCATCCGGCAGAAGGATTATGCCCGCGCTGGCGTGCCGATGCTGCCGGTGGTGGAAGGCGATCAGGAAACACGCCGCCAGATTGTGATCTACACCCTGTCGATGCTGGCGCTCACGGCGCTGCCTCCGGTGCTGGGGATGCTCGGATGGGCCTACCTGATGAGCGCGGCAGTGTCCGGCGGCCTGTTCCTGCACTATGCGCTCAAACTGCGCCGCGACGGAACGACCACAACCGCCTGGGCGCTGTACAAGTATTCGCTGCTCTACCTGGCGATCCTTTTCGTGGCAATGGCGGTGGATCGTGTGGTGTTTGCGTGA
- a CDS encoding ACT domain-containing protein, translating to MSRLYDPRLPDILRRMRWSALPERYVLAGIDPRESAVAIRLLGGLRARLWQLFVAPDTITFILPESDWRSLSPAFPRARVERPYRVVSFEIDLPPDLTGFLAVISEALAAASVPIVAISGFSRDHLLVREADLDRTLATLDALVSSAAAER from the coding sequence ATGAGTCGTTTGTACGATCCACGCCTGCCCGACATCCTGCGGCGTATGCGCTGGTCGGCACTGCCGGAACGCTACGTTCTGGCGGGGATCGACCCGCGCGAGTCGGCGGTTGCGATCCGCCTGCTGGGAGGTCTGCGCGCGCGTCTGTGGCAGTTGTTCGTCGCACCCGATACCATCACCTTCATTCTGCCGGAGAGTGACTGGCGCAGTCTCAGTCCGGCATTTCCGCGCGCCCGCGTCGAACGTCCGTATCGGGTAGTCAGTTTCGAGATCGATCTGCCGCCCGACCTGACCGGATTCCTTGCGGTTATCAGCGAGGCGCTGGCGGCGGCGTCCGTGCCCATCGTTGCAATTTCCGGGTTCAGCCGCGATCATCTGCTGGTGCGTGAAGCTGATCTCGATCGCACACTGGCGACACTCGATGCACTGGTATCGTCCGCAGCGGCGGAGAGGTGA
- a CDS encoding alpha/beta fold hydrolase, which produces MIETPVRSPTEAFCATSRLRYSVAGGGERGVVLLHGWGDTKEIWHATCAVLSSRARVFAPDLPGHGGSPLDGAERMQQVAERVATFCTAHGLTSFALVGHSMGGNVALELTLTHPQMVERLALVAPAALGTAMPPYTRLFLQDGYGWAALRASLLFYRRVDALARQWRPITAMTRILPGVRRAAFAAHHDPEGLHRLLNALFANSLDGRLDRVRVPTLVINGDLDAVVPSRLSQRVAAAIPEARFALVRGALHHPMDEQPEAFQRLLLEFLT; this is translated from the coding sequence ATGATCGAAACACCAGTTCGTTCGCCGACTGAAGCATTCTGTGCAACAAGCCGTCTGCGCTACAGCGTTGCCGGTGGCGGTGAACGTGGAGTGGTGCTGTTGCACGGTTGGGGCGACACAAAAGAGATCTGGCACGCCACATGCGCCGTGCTGTCATCGCGCGCCCGCGTTTTTGCCCCCGATCTCCCCGGTCACGGCGGCTCGCCGCTCGACGGCGCCGAACGGATGCAGCAGGTCGCAGAGCGCGTTGCAACGTTCTGCACAGCGCACGGGTTGACCTCGTTTGCGCTTGTGGGGCACTCCATGGGGGGCAATGTTGCACTGGAACTGACGCTGACGCATCCGCAGATGGTCGAACGGCTGGCGCTGGTGGCGCCTGCGGCGCTGGGGACGGCAATGCCGCCCTACACGCGCCTGTTCTTGCAGGACGGATATGGGTGGGCAGCCCTGCGCGCATCGCTCCTCTTCTACCGCAGGGTGGATGCGCTGGCGCGCCAGTGGCGACCGATCACCGCCATGACCCGCATCCTTCCCGGAGTCCGTCGCGCAGCATTCGCTGCCCATCACGACCCGGAAGGTTTGCATCGTCTGCTGAATGCGCTGTTCGCCAATTCGCTCGACGGTCGACTGGACCGGGTGCGCGTGCCAACCCTGGTGATCAACGGCGATCTCGATGCCGTCGTGCCGTCCCGTCTGTCGCAGCGCGTGGCGGCAGCTATTCCGGAAGCGCGCTTCGCGCTGGTGCGGGGAGCGCTGCACCATCCGATGGACGAGCAACCGGAAGCGTTTCAGCGTCTGTTGCTGGAGTTTCTGACCTGA
- a CDS encoding alpha/beta fold hydrolase, with amino-acid sequence MDLTRTTVVVAGSAPVRLSVIDVAPTAPVRGTMVFIHGAGGCAEQWLPQATCFARNYRVVAFDLRGHGQSEAPRSAYTPEEFLWDFTQLLDRLEIREPFLLMAHSFGGPIALTFTAAQPHRVARLTLVATAPEIHLHPVLETVLKLPIPLTALERLRPILAPKLHAPLFVIKRVLAGTLFPWRGWDLLPQITTPTLIIGGQFDFIVPTSALQRMHRLLPDSQLEIIRYARHLPQLERPKAVNRAIERFIGVRRSWRGDIEGEDVFWEEGLP; translated from the coding sequence ATGGATCTGACGCGCACAACCGTTGTCGTTGCCGGAAGTGCGCCTGTGCGTTTGAGCGTCATTGATGTTGCACCGACCGCGCCTGTACGCGGTACGATGGTGTTCATTCACGGCGCCGGCGGGTGCGCCGAACAATGGTTGCCGCAGGCGACCTGCTTTGCCCGCAACTACCGTGTTGTTGCGTTCGACCTGCGCGGTCACGGTCAATCCGAAGCGCCGCGTTCCGCCTATACGCCGGAGGAGTTTCTGTGGGATTTCACCCAACTGCTCGACCGTCTCGAGATCCGCGAGCCGTTTCTCCTGATGGCGCACTCCTTCGGCGGACCGATTGCGCTGACATTCACCGCCGCGCAACCGCATCGCGTCGCCCGACTGACCCTCGTGGCGACTGCGCCGGAGATCCATCTGCATCCTGTGCTGGAAACCGTGCTGAAATTGCCGATCCCGCTCACCGCTCTCGAACGGTTGCGTCCGATCCTTGCGCCCAAACTGCATGCGCCGCTGTTCGTTATCAAGCGTGTGCTGGCGGGAACACTCTTTCCCTGGCGCGGATGGGATCTGCTCCCGCAGATCACCACGCCGACCCTTATTATTGGAGGACAGTTCGATTTCATCGTGCCGACGTCGGCGCTGCAACGGATGCACCGTCTCTTGCCCGATTCGCAACTGGAAATCATCAGGTACGCCCGTCATCTGCCGCAACTCGAACGCCCGAAAGCGGTCAACCGCGCCATCGAACGCTTCATCGGCGTGCGTCGAAGCTGGCGCGGCGACATTGAGGGCGAAGATGTCTTCTGGGAGGAAGGTCTTCCATGA
- a CDS encoding long-chain-fatty-acid--CoA ligase, translating to MAARPWLAWYDPGVPAGIVVPDSTLPDLLATAAREYPAAPAILFYGRVIDYAIFDRLATRFAVALRNAGVAPGERVALVLPNIPQAPVAYYGALRAGAIVVLTNPIFEAGGLVRQLTDAGATTLVALSMFHPLVTAVRERASVHRVIYTNLKEFLPPGQRRLFTLLRQEREGHRVPTDEARRALWMAHMLADTAAAPLPSRDPDEPAAILYTGGTTGEAKGVVHTHRSLVANALQVAAWFPAARRGAERVVCVLPFSHAYGMTACMNFSVAIAAAMILLPTFETAHVLHAIRRERATIFPGVPPMYAAIAEMSNARRYGLSSLRACISGAAPLPIEVQEGFERVTRARLVEGYGLTEAGPVTHANPLGSAHERYATIGIPLPSTDAKIVDATTGADLPPGRIGELLVRGPQVMQGYWNRPDDTADAFTPDGWLRTGDMARMDADGFFQIIERKKDVIIAGPYNIYPRDIEEVLYQHPKVLEAAVAGIPRPEGRPDLRAFVVLRKGEHATADEIIEFLRERLSAHKVPHIVEFRDALPRSFIGKVLRRALIDDDRQKNA from the coding sequence ATGGCTGCACGTCCCTGGCTTGCCTGGTATGATCCCGGCGTTCCTGCCGGGATCGTTGTGCCGGATAGCACATTGCCCGATCTGTTGGCGACAGCAGCGCGCGAATATCCGGCTGCGCCGGCAATCCTGTTTTACGGGCGGGTGATCGACTATGCCATATTCGACCGCCTGGCAACCCGCTTTGCCGTTGCTCTGCGCAACGCCGGTGTTGCGCCCGGCGAGCGCGTGGCGCTGGTGTTGCCCAACATTCCACAGGCGCCTGTCGCATACTACGGAGCGCTGCGCGCTGGCGCCATCGTTGTGCTCACCAACCCGATCTTCGAGGCGGGCGGTCTTGTACGCCAGCTTACCGATGCTGGCGCGACCACCCTGGTGGCATTGAGCATGTTCCATCCGCTGGTCACAGCTGTTCGCGAACGCGCCAGCGTGCATCGGGTCATCTATACCAATCTGAAGGAATTTCTTCCGCCAGGGCAGCGACGCCTGTTTACGCTGCTGCGTCAGGAACGTGAGGGTCACCGTGTCCCCACCGACGAGGCGCGCCGCGCACTCTGGATGGCGCATATGCTGGCGGATACTGCCGCTGCACCGCTGCCATCGCGCGATCCTGATGAACCTGCGGCAATTCTGTACACCGGCGGCACGACCGGTGAAGCGAAAGGGGTGGTGCATACCCATCGCAGTCTCGTCGCCAATGCGCTGCAAGTCGCCGCATGGTTTCCCGCAGCACGTCGCGGCGCCGAACGGGTTGTCTGTGTGCTTCCATTCTCACATGCCTATGGGATGACCGCCTGCATGAACTTTTCGGTTGCGATTGCAGCGGCGATGATCCTGTTGCCGACGTTCGAGACTGCTCACGTGCTGCATGCCATTCGCCGGGAACGCGCCACGATCTTCCCCGGCGTTCCGCCGATGTATGCCGCAATTGCGGAGATGAGCAATGCACGACGCTACGGGCTGTCATCGTTGCGCGCCTGCATCAGCGGCGCCGCCCCACTGCCGATAGAAGTGCAGGAAGGATTCGAGCGCGTCACCCGCGCCCGCCTGGTCGAAGGGTATGGATTGACCGAGGCGGGTCCGGTGACGCATGCCAATCCCCTGGGATCAGCGCACGAGCGCTACGCGACCATCGGCATACCCCTGCCATCGACCGATGCGAAGATCGTTGATGCGACCACCGGCGCCGATCTGCCGCCGGGACGTATTGGTGAGTTGCTGGTACGTGGTCCGCAGGTTATGCAGGGATATTGGAACCGCCCGGACGATACCGCAGATGCCTTCACGCCGGATGGATGGCTGCGCACAGGCGACATGGCGCGGATGGACGCCGACGGTTTCTTTCAGATCATCGAACGCAAAAAGGATGTTATCATCGCCGGACCGTACAACATCTACCCGCGCGACATCGAAGAAGTGCTCTATCAGCACCCCAAAGTGCTGGAAGCTGCGGTTGCCGGCATTCCACGACCCGAGGGACGCCCGGATCTGCGCGCCTTTGTTGTCCTGCGGAAAGGAGAACACGCCACTGCCGACGAAATTATCGAGTTTCTCCGCGAGCGCCTGAGCGCGCACAAGGTTCCGCATATCGTCGAATTTCGCGATGCGCTGCCGCGGTCGTTCATCGGCAAGGTGCTGCGGCGCGCGCTGATCGACGACGACCGTCAGAAGAACGCATAA